Genomic segment of Peribacillus frigoritolerans:
GTGAACATGTTTGGATCCACCAGCGGGCGCAGCTTACCTTCCTCAACCACCTTGGCAACCTTCTTTAAAATTTCTCCATATTGCTTATGCATGTCCTTATTTAATATCTTCAACAACATAAAGGTAACATGTAGAGAAAGTCCCTTTGAATGCACTGGGGAGAGGTCATGAGTCGAACGGGCAGCAATGGCTGCCACCGTTCCATGTACCGCAGCCGCCTCAAAAGAGCGATCAAGGTTTTCTCCCCCCACCGTGTCAAACACAACGTCAAATCCTTTTCCGGCTGTATATTTTTGTACATAGTCGTGGACGCTTTCTTCTCGATAATTGATCGTTACATCTGCCCCAAGGCGCGTGCCAATCTCCAGCTTCTCTTGCGAAGAGGCAGTTGTATAGACTGTCGCGCCTTTCCATTTGGCTAGCTGAATGCCAATGTGGCCTACACCGCCGGTTGCTGCATGGATCAGTATATCTTGACCAGTGACTAGATTTGCCCGATTGAATAATGCTTCCCAAGCGGTAATGGCAACCAATGGTAAAGCAGCGGCTTCTTCCATCGTCAAATTTTTCGGCTTGTGAGCAAGTAAATCAGCATCTGCCAGCATAAACTCCGCAAGTGCACCGCCAGTCCCTTTAAAACCACCCGCACACCCAAACACTTCATCGCCAACTTTATACTCAGTCACTCCTTCACCCACTGCAGATACCAATCCTGCAACATCACCATGTAAAACGGCTGGAAACTCGGGGGCAACGGCTGGAACTGCACCAGCACGGACTTTCGTATCAATAGGATTTACACTTGAAGCCTTGACTTGAATAAGTACATATCCAGGTATTAATTCGGGTTTTGAAATCTCTTCAAGCTGAAATACGGATGGATCACCAAATGATTGAATAATTTGTGCTTTCACTTTAGTCACTCCTATTTATTTTTATGGGGAATGTCTCATTACCTATGCATGTTAAGGATCGTAGGCAATAACATGAAAAGTAAGAATATTTAGTCTTTGTTTGTAAAATCAATGATACTTTATCTACTATAAAATTAAAAGTTAAGCACATTTTTTAAAGGGAATTTAAGAGAAGTCTCTTAAATCATTAAAATATTAATATGATTTTTATTACTAATATATCAGTGATGGTAGCGTGAAGGTTGGAGCAAATACTTAAGTGCAGTTTTAAGCAATATCTATATTAGTTGAAGAGTGAGCTGTAATATAGGCGGCTTTATTTTTATTGTTACAGAAGGTTTTTATCTTCATAAATAAGCTGAAATTCCGATATAAAAGGTGAGTGAATGTTAAAAATTTATAGCTTTTTAGGAGATGTAAACAATTGAAAATTAAAACGAGATTGATAACTACAGTTTCCATTCTTATTGGAACTATTCTAATACTGGGGAGCTTTGCTGTTTATGTAATAGATGCATTATCCGAAAGAAATTCTATACTTCAGGATAAGATGGAAATTCAAAAGGCTGTTATTGGAATTCAATATCGCCTGGCAGGTTTATCAAATGATGAAAGGGCATTTATCATAACTGGGGATAAACAGTTTGCCGAAGGGATGGAAGAAAAAGCAAATGATGTACAAAAGAAAATCGAAAGAATTAAGGAACTTAATAATGAAAAGAATTACGGGGAGAAAATAAATAATCTAGAAGAAAACTTTAATGATATTTGGGAAATGAACCAGCAGGTAATTAGCATTCATATAGAAGATCCTGAAGGAGCTAAAAACTTGCACTTTGGAGAAGAAAGAACTCTTAGGAAAGAAGTGCTGGATCCATCAGTAGATGAATTGGTGGAATCTCTCAATGCCGATGTTACCAATATACAATCGTTAAATGACCGCAATTCTGATTTTAGTAGGGGAGCCTTTCTCTTCCTGGCAATTGCTTCATCGATAGTTGGACTCGCGTTATGTATTTTGCTATTAAGGTCAATTCTAATGCCACTTGGAAAGTTAAACCGCCAACTAGAGGAAATAGCCACAGGTGATGCTGATTTAACTAAGCATATGGAGGTTACAGGCAATAATGAATTTGGTCAACTGGCTAAATCGTTTAATATCTTCGTGGACTCGCTTAGACAAATGATTTCTCAAATTGGCATATCATCCGAACAAGTGGCAGCTGCTTCTGAAGAGCTTTCGGCCAGTACCGAACAGTCTATAGTAACATCGGATCACATCTCGGAAACGATGCAAGCGATAACTCATAGCAATATTGAACAAAGCCAGTTAACAGTTAACAGTCTAAAGGCGGTAACCGATTCACTAAACAGCATCATTTTGGTAGCTTCGAATACATCAAAGGTAGCAGAGGTTTCATCAAATATGAGAGGGCAAGCTGAAAGTGGTGAAAGCTCGGTAAAAGAAATGCTCGAGCAGATGAAATCCATCAATCTGTCTGTTGACATGGCGGATAAAGGAGTCACCTCGTTAGTATTTAGCGCGACACAAATTAAAGAAATCTCCACTCTAATTACTGATATTTCAGGTCAGACGAATTTACTTGCATTAAACGCTGCAATTGAGGCTGCTAGAGCCGGGGAGCATGGCAAAGGATTCGCAGTTGTTGCAGAAGAGGTTAGGAAATTAGCCGATCAAACCAGTCAATCTGCAAATAATATCCATAAGCTTGTTTCAACCATCCAAAATGAATCAAACGAGACCGTTAATAATATTCAAATTGTAAGAGATAATGTGGACTCTGGAATAAAGCTTTCAGAAGAAACGGTTACAAACTTTGAAGAAATTTTAATTTTAATTGAGCAGGTAACATCTCAGATTCAAGAAGTGGCAGCAGCTA
This window contains:
- a CDS encoding zinc-dependent alcohol dehydrogenase family protein, which gives rise to MKAQIIQSFGDPSVFQLEEISKPELIPGYVLIQVKASSVNPIDTKVRAGAVPAVAPEFPAVLHGDVAGLVSAVGEGVTEYKVGDEVFGCAGGFKGTGGALAEFMLADADLLAHKPKNLTMEEAAALPLVAITAWEALFNRANLVTGQDILIHAATGGVGHIGIQLAKWKGATVYTTASSQEKLEIGTRLGADVTINYREESVHDYVQKYTAGKGFDVVFDTVGGENLDRSFEAAAVHGTVAAIAARSTHDLSPVHSKGLSLHVTFMLLKILNKDMHKQYGEILKKVAKVVEEGKLRPLVDPNMFTFDEVSKAHEYLESGKAIGKIVLKNDW
- a CDS encoding methyl-accepting chemotaxis protein, with product MKIKTRLITTVSILIGTILILGSFAVYVIDALSERNSILQDKMEIQKAVIGIQYRLAGLSNDERAFIITGDKQFAEGMEEKANDVQKKIERIKELNNEKNYGEKINNLEENFNDIWEMNQQVISIHIEDPEGAKNLHFGEERTLRKEVLDPSVDELVESLNADVTNIQSLNDRNSDFSRGAFLFLAIASSIVGLALCILLLRSILMPLGKLNRQLEEIATGDADLTKHMEVTGNNEFGQLAKSFNIFVDSLRQMISQIGISSEQVAAASEELSASTEQSIVTSDHISETMQAITHSNIEQSQLTVNSLKAVTDSLNSIILVASNTSKVAEVSSNMRGQAESGESSVKEMLEQMKSINLSVDMADKGVTSLVFSATQIKEISTLITDISGQTNLLALNAAIEAARAGEHGKGFAVVAEEVRKLADQTSQSANNIHKLVSTIQNESNETVNNIQIVRDNVDSGIKLSEETVTNFEEILILIEQVTSQIQEVAAATQFIKNGFEELQQTIEIIAEGSQETLAGTETAAAASKQQLASIEEVSNATISLTGLAEELQEMISRFKA